A stretch of DNA from Desmonostoc muscorum LEGE 12446:
AAAGAAGTTTATTCGCGAGTGTGACTCGCGAATAAACTTCTTTTTGTCCAAAGTCCAAGAAATTAACTCGTATTCATAACCAGCCGTTTGACAAAAAGTTATGATTTCTTGAGAATTGAAAGCTTCGACAACTGGTATTGGAACATTCAAATCGGCTGGTTTTTCCCTAATTAGATTTTTAGCGAAGTCGTTTAGCGATCGCTCTTTGAGGAAAACTTTTTGGTTTACTGTCAATGAATGTTAATTTTTGGGCGTGAGCCACCGGTTCATGGCGGGTACGCTATGGCACTTAAATATGTTCTTGTTGGGGGCGTAAGCTGTTAATCGTAGCGGTCAAAACTAGGACAATTGCCAAAACCAACGCGGCATTTCTGAGCATTGAATTATCAGAGTGCTTGAGTGCGATCGCTACCAATGCCCAGAGTATTACTCCTGTATAAGCGATGTCTCGACGCTGGATGACAATAAATGCTGCAACTGCTGTTGCTATCAATACCATGATAAGAGTCCAGATTACAGCAGAAATCCCCCAACCGTTCCACCCATGAAAATACAAGGCACACGCTACGTTGACAATGGTCGCCACGCTAATCCAGCCTAGATAAATGCTAATAGGAAAGTGAATACACCATTTTTTCAGCCGAGGTACACGCTTATTGCCAATTTCTAACTGCACATAGACAGCAATCAGGGGCAACAGAATCAAAAGCATTGCAATTACAGAAAGAGCAAAAAGCCGAGACAAAAACAGATACACCCAAATACTTTGAGCAACACAGGCAATCACCAACAGATAACCTGTCTTACGTAAATCAGGCTCATCTCGTTGAGAAGGCAACGCTTGGTATACCCCAAAAGCAAACAACCCAAGGTAAATCAGCCCCCAAATAGCAAAAGCGTAATTGGCAGGGATAATCAGGACATTTTTAAACAAAGTATTGGAAATTTCCCCTATGCTGAGTCCATTGAGCGGAAAAATGTTCGATACTACGTTGATAACGAATGCACCAAAGATTGCAGCCAAAGTAACAAGCTGCCGCCAAAAATCCTGGTAATTGCCTCTTGTGGGCTGGTGCATAGGATGTTAACTCATATCTTTTGTGCTTTTAGCTTACATCTGAAAAAGAGTGATGCATATAAACCACGAGTCTTGCAGTGCAAGTTAATGAGGAACCAAAGCGATCGCTTGTCTCAACTGGGGTGTGAGCCTACGGTGGGCAGATACGCCGGGATCACTCTGCTACTTCATCAGGGAGTAATGGAGTGCGATCACCTACGGTGGGATACTGTTGGCGAATGTAATACATTATTGTCTTATTAAGTATTACGTAAGCTCAAACCTTCAATCTGTAGTTGCGGCTTTGAGTTGTAACACTTTTGTCCGTGCGTTTGTAACACTTTCGCCAACAGTATCCGGTGGGCGGGTACGCCATCGCACTTTTTTGCGTATTTAAATATTTGAATACGCAAAAACTTAAATACTAGTCTAATTTGACACCTGGATGACCATTCTCAACAACAAAGGAAGCAAAGGTGTATACAGGCGCATCTGGACGACTTACAGTTGTAACAATACGCAGGTCAGTCTGCCAACGCTCATAGTTAAGGTTGACTCGAAAGTAGCCTCGGCGATCGCCATCAAAGAACTTAATGTGTGGGTTTTCTGGAATCTTCGGGCCATAGTAAGGGCCGTAGACATTGGCATCACCATTGCTAGTAATTGAAGGAGTCACAAACTCTGTAGCCACTGTTGGAGAGTTAGAAGCCTTAAAGTCCAGCTTCAGGTCATTGACAAATGTAGAATGCCAATCCCCAGTAATAACCACTGGGTTAGAAATCCGGCGGCTGGCGATGTGACTTAAAACACGATTACGTGCAAGGGGATATCCATCCCATGAGTCGTTCCAAAAGATTTCGCCTGTCCCAAATTTATGATCTAGCTCTGCCATCAGCACCTGTTGAGCAAGTATGTTCCAACGTGCTTGAGAACGATCAAGACCATCCAGCAGCCAGCGCTCCTGTTGAGTACCGAGCATGGTTTTAAATGGATCTAGCGCTGCTGGGCAACGGGGTGTTTCACCGTCACCGCATGGCTGGTCACTCCGGTACTGGCGGCTATCAAGTACGCTAAATTCCGCCAGATTACCAAAAGTCAGCCGACGGTAAATCAGCATATCTGGCCCCTGTGGTCGGGAAAATTCCCGCAGTGGCTGATGCTCATAATAAGCCTGATAAGCAGCAGCACGCCTTTTGAGAAACTGTTCGACCGGATCGTTGTTTTCCGAAATGTCATCGGTATAGTCATTTTCAACTTCGTGGTCGTCCCAGGTGACTGTAAAGGGAAATAAGGCGTGAGCTTTTTGTAAATCTGGGTCAGTTTTATATAGAGCATATCGAAGACGGTATTGCTCAAGGGTATTCGTTTCTTTTCTAAACTCTTCAGGTAAAGAAACGTTGCGTACACCACCTGTAGCAGGGATGCCGTATTCGTAAATATAATCACCCAAGTGAAAAACCAAATCTAAATCTTCTTCAGCTAGGCGACGATAAGCAGAATAGAAACCATCCTCCCATTTTTGGCAAGTAACAAAGGCAAAGTTAAGCTGATTCAACCTAGTGCCAATGGCTGGAGCAGTACGGGTACGACCAATTGCACTATCTTCATTACCTACTTTAAACTGATACCAATACCAGCGGTTAGGCTGTAAACCACGTACATTTACATGAACAGAATGTGCTAATTCGGGGGTTGCCAATGCCACGCCCCGTAGCACAACTTGTCTCATGTTTTCATCCAAAGCAACTTGCCACCGTACTGGTACATTCACCTGTGGCATACCGCCACCATTTAAGGGATCTGGAGCCAGCCGTGTCCATAGCACTACACTATCTGGTAAAGGATCGCCAGAAGCAACACCAAGACTGAAGGGATAGGCAGAGAATCTTGACAATGCAACAACTTTATGAGTCCAAAGACTAGCAATAGCGCTTGCGGTCAATGTGCCGGCACCGAGTAGAAAACGTCGCCGCTTTGCTGTAGTGGATAGCAAGCCCTGGAAATGCACACGCTCCATAAAAGTCCTGTTGAGATTTCTAGAATAAAAAACCTAAATAATAACCATCTAGTTATTAACAAGATTAATTACCAAATCGGGTTTAATTAGGGCTTAAGAAGTTATTAATATTGCAATAATTTATTCACAATCAGTCTTACAAATACTTGTCTGAAGAATGTGAGCAGATGCAGTCCTTGAGCGATGCCTGCGGCGGGCTGTGACGCTCCTGCGTCGCTATCGGTGTCGCATTCATAGGTTACGGAACAGTGGCAAGTTAGAAGCACCAGCACCATTCTAGGCAATCCTAAAATGCTTGGGGGAGTAGAAGCGCCCGTATTTGAGTGAGTTTAAGGAAAAATTATTAGGTTTTATTGAACAAGAATATGAGATTGTAGATTAGGGCAGAGTTAACCGGATCTTTGAACCTACACTGGCGTTCATACAGTCGCTATTTCATGACACAGAAGTATTTCTTAGGTCATACAATCTGAACATCATCTCAAATCACCAGCCAGAGCATTATGCCTAAACTTTTTGCCGTTGTGGTTGCAACCGTCCGGGAGTATTACGACTATAAATTGGCTCACCCAGAGCATGACCAAAATCAACTCACTTGGTTTAATGAGCAACATGAGAAAGGAACACTACTGTGCTGTGGGCCGTTTTTTCCCCATGATGGAACTGGGCTTTGGGTAATCCAGGCAGAGAATCTTGAACAGGCTCAAGCTGTTGTAAACAGCAGTCCTCGTGTGCGAGATGGTATGCTGGCGGACTCTGCTAGAGTTGTGGAGTGGGAAGTTCACATTGGACGCGATCGTTTTGCTCCCGTGTGAATCAGTAAAAACAACAACTGCTAAATTACTTGGATACAAGCAGATAAACGCACATCCCCATCTATCACTTGTGTAGTAGCGATCCATTCTTCGGTAAGCGCGATGGATGGCTGGTTAGTTTTTTGGAAAATCAAGATAGCGATGATGGTAGCTCCAGCGATCGCAGTTAAGATTATGGCAGTTCTCCACAATGGCTTCATGCTGCTAACTCTGTTGTCGCAATATAGGGATTGCCATTTCAAAATTAAGCTCAATTCCAACTGTTGCCGTAATAGTTGAGATAAATTG
This window harbors:
- a CDS encoding DUF3110 domain-containing protein — protein: MTVNQKVFLKERSLNDFAKNLIREKPADLNVPIPVVEAFNSQEIITFCQTAGYEYELISWTLDKKKFIRESHSRINFFLSKVQNPLLPLALRYLGLLA
- a CDS encoding tryptophan-rich sensory protein, whose amino-acid sequence is MHQPTRGNYQDFWRQLVTLAAIFGAFVINVVSNIFPLNGLSIGEISNTLFKNVLIIPANYAFAIWGLIYLGLFAFGVYQALPSQRDEPDLRKTGYLLVIACVAQSIWVYLFLSRLFALSVIAMLLILLPLIAVYVQLEIGNKRVPRLKKWCIHFPISIYLGWISVATIVNVACALYFHGWNGWGISAVIWTLIMVLIATAVAAFIVIQRRDIAYTGVILWALVAIALKHSDNSMLRNAALVLAIVLVLTATINSLRPQQEHI
- a CDS encoding alkaline phosphatase D family protein; its protein translation is MERVHFQGLLSTTAKRRRFLLGAGTLTASAIASLWTHKVVALSRFSAYPFSLGVASGDPLPDSVVLWTRLAPDPLNGGGMPQVNVPVRWQVALDENMRQVVLRGVALATPELAHSVHVNVRGLQPNRWYWYQFKVGNEDSAIGRTRTAPAIGTRLNQLNFAFVTCQKWEDGFYSAYRRLAEEDLDLVFHLGDYIYEYGIPATGGVRNVSLPEEFRKETNTLEQYRLRYALYKTDPDLQKAHALFPFTVTWDDHEVENDYTDDISENNDPVEQFLKRRAAAYQAYYEHQPLREFSRPQGPDMLIYRRLTFGNLAEFSVLDSRQYRSDQPCGDGETPRCPAALDPFKTMLGTQQERWLLDGLDRSQARWNILAQQVLMAELDHKFGTGEIFWNDSWDGYPLARNRVLSHIASRRISNPVVITGDWHSTFVNDLKLDFKASNSPTVATEFVTPSITSNGDANVYGPYYGPKIPENPHIKFFDGDRRGYFRVNLNYERWQTDLRIVTTVSRPDAPVYTFASFVVENGHPGVKLD
- a CDS encoding YciI family protein, which codes for MPKLFAVVVATVREYYDYKLAHPEHDQNQLTWFNEQHEKGTLLCCGPFFPHDGTGLWVIQAENLEQAQAVVNSSPRVRDGMLADSARVVEWEVHIGRDRFAPV